From Sediminibacterium sp. TEGAF015, a single genomic window includes:
- the pyrR gene encoding bifunctional pyr operon transcriptional regulator/uracil phosphoribosyltransferase PyrR: MKTILSAEQMDLSIQRLAHQMLENNQDLANTVIIGLQPRGIFLSDRIVAALKTIVPAEKIHYGRLDITFYRDDVRNSLHIANTTDIPFSIEGKSVILIDDVLYTGRTIRAALDALLDFGRPAKVSLCVLIDRRFSRELPIQPDFAGKAIDTIITDKVKVNWKEKDEKDEVVLV; this comes from the coding sequence TTGAAAACGATATTATCCGCCGAGCAAATGGATTTGAGTATTCAAAGACTGGCTCATCAGATGTTAGAAAATAATCAGGACTTAGCGAACACTGTAATTATTGGACTACAACCAAGAGGTATTTTTTTAAGTGACAGAATAGTGGCTGCTTTAAAAACAATTGTACCTGCAGAAAAAATTCATTACGGAAGACTGGATATCACTTTTTACAGGGATGATGTAAGAAACAGCCTGCATATTGCTAATACTACAGATATTCCGTTCAGCATAGAAGGTAAATCTGTCATTTTAATTGATGATGTATTATACACCGGAAGAACCATCCGTGCTGCATTGGACGCATTATTGGATTTTGGTAGACCTGCCAAAGTTTCTTTATGTGTTTTAATCGACAGAAGGTTTAGCAGAGAACTTCCTATTCAGCCGGATTTTGCCGGTAAAGCCATTGATACCATTATTACCGATAAGGTAAAAGTGAATTGGAAAGAAAAGGATGAAAAAGACGAAGTTGTTTTGGTCTAA
- the recF gene encoding DNA replication/repair protein RecF (All proteins in this family for which functions are known are DNA-binding proteins that assist the filamentation of RecA onto DNA for the initiation of recombination or recombinational repair.): MLQLTQINLIQFRNYETTSVSFSEQIVAICGSNGTGKTNLLDAIYYLGFSKSYFGRTDAQNVQHGKHGMRVSGMYQKSNELLDVSFIVRENNKKELNVGGVPVKKMSEHIGQFPCVMIAPDDIALITGGSEERRKLMDSILSQTNKSYLEQLIAYNKILQQRNSLLKQLAENPGMGNDLLEIYNDQLKQTGQYIFTCRQTFLGVFLPQVGANYHQIAGKTEDLQLSYESPLLQKSFAAILKDNLSKDLALQRTSSGVHRDDIGFFLNDFPFKAEASQGQRKSLLFAIKLAEWEYLRSAIGTSPILLLDDVFEKLDESRMAHLLTTVSQEPFGQVFITDTHADRIKEKLEGTNRPYQLIQL, encoded by the coding sequence ATGCTCCAGTTAACCCAAATAAACCTGATACAATTCAGAAATTACGAGACTACCTCCGTTTCGTTTTCTGAACAAATTGTAGCTATCTGCGGTTCAAATGGTACGGGCAAAACCAATCTGCTGGATGCCATTTATTATCTGGGTTTTTCAAAGAGTTATTTTGGCAGAACCGATGCCCAGAATGTACAGCATGGAAAGCATGGCATGCGGGTTTCAGGGATGTACCAGAAATCAAATGAATTACTAGATGTCAGTTTTATTGTAAGGGAGAACAATAAAAAAGAACTGAATGTGGGTGGCGTTCCTGTAAAAAAAATGTCTGAACATATCGGACAATTCCCATGTGTGATGATTGCGCCGGATGATATTGCATTGATTACAGGCGGTAGCGAAGAGAGAAGAAAGCTGATGGATAGTATTTTATCCCAAACCAATAAATCCTATCTGGAACAACTGATTGCCTACAATAAAATACTGCAGCAGAGAAACAGCTTATTGAAACAATTAGCTGAAAATCCGGGAATGGGAAATGATTTATTGGAGATTTATAATGATCAACTGAAACAAACAGGACAATATATTTTTACCTGCAGACAGACATTCCTAGGAGTTTTTCTACCTCAGGTGGGGGCCAATTACCATCAAATTGCAGGAAAAACTGAAGACCTGCAACTGAGTTATGAAAGTCCACTCCTGCAAAAATCATTCGCAGCAATCCTGAAAGACAATCTATCCAAAGATCTTGCACTGCAAAGAACTTCCAGTGGTGTACATAGAGATGATATTGGTTTCTTTTTAAATGATTTTCCTTTTAAAGCAGAAGCTTCCCAAGGGCAGCGAAAGAGCCTATTGTTTGCAATTAAACTGGCTGAATGGGAATACTTGAGATCAGCGATCGGCACTTCGCCAATTTTGTTACTGGATGATGTTTTTGAAAAACTGGACGAGAGCAGAATGGCTCATTTATTAACAACTGTTTCTCAGGAGCCATTCGGGCAAGTATTTATTACAGACACTCATGCAGACAGAATAAAAGAAAAACTTGAAGGAACCAATCGCCCTTATCAACTCATTCAATTGTAA
- a CDS encoding FKBP-type peptidyl-prolyl cis-trans isomerase — protein MRRIIVPLFSAAVLFASCNQYEKTPTGLAYKIEKGSSKDLLKQGQFVKMHVEYKLPAKDSLLSSSFGRIPVYFMVDSAQKAKHSFIEIIDKCAPGDKVEFVMSVDSLKKFGMLEYNNIFKEKDQINGRVEVMKVFATQELMMADYKAEMDKERAREIKELKDHLAKKNLKAQELPTGVFVEVTNAGDATAKADSGKQVSVMYRGTFLDGKKFDGNMDTDSPNRQPLQFVIGTGGVIKGLEDGLKMFAKGGKGKIFIPAMLGYGPNGSAPVIPPYAALVFDVEVLDVQTPAPQPAALPGQPSQPGQPQR, from the coding sequence ATGAGGAGAATTATCGTACCGCTATTCTCAGCGGCTGTATTGTTTGCAAGTTGTAATCAATATGAAAAAACACCTACCGGTCTTGCTTATAAGATTGAAAAAGGTTCCAGCAAAGATTTATTAAAACAAGGTCAGTTCGTTAAAATGCATGTAGAGTACAAACTACCTGCTAAAGATTCCTTGCTAAGCAGTTCATTTGGAAGAATCCCCGTTTATTTTATGGTGGATTCTGCACAAAAAGCCAAGCACAGTTTCATTGAAATCATTGATAAATGTGCTCCTGGTGATAAAGTTGAATTTGTAATGAGTGTAGACTCTCTAAAGAAGTTCGGCATGTTGGAGTACAACAATATTTTTAAAGAAAAAGATCAGATAAACGGAAGGGTAGAAGTAATGAAAGTGTTTGCTACTCAGGAACTGATGATGGCAGATTACAAGGCAGAAATGGACAAGGAAAGAGCCCGTGAAATCAAAGAATTAAAAGATCATCTTGCCAAAAAGAATCTAAAGGCACAGGAATTACCTACTGGTGTTTTTGTTGAAGTTACCAATGCCGGTGATGCAACTGCCAAAGCTGATTCTGGTAAGCAGGTTTCTGTTATGTACAGAGGCACATTCCTAGATGGTAAGAAGTTTGACGGCAATATGGATACCGATTCTCCTAACAGACAACCGCTTCAATTTGTTATTGGAACTGGTGGTGTTATCAAAGGTTTGGAAGATGGACTGAAAATGTTTGCCAAAGGCGGGAAAGGTAAAATCTTTATCCCTGCCATGTTGGGATACGGACCAAACGGAAGTGCTCCGGTAATTCCTCCATATGCTGCATTGGTATTTGACGTTGAAGTATTAGACGTACAAACGCCAGCACCTCAGCCTGCAGCTTTACCTGGTCAACCAAGTCAGCCTGGTCAGCCACAGAGATAA
- a CDS encoding DUF721 domain-containing protein, which translates to MGEVKIGDAFKQLKGLNHLKKGIRSAQIEDIWEQLMGKTVAKYTEKIQIIQRKLFIHTPIGPLKNELNFQKPQIIARVNEAFGEEVIEEVIIQ; encoded by the coding sequence ATGGGAGAAGTAAAAATCGGAGACGCATTTAAACAACTGAAGGGGCTGAATCATTTGAAAAAAGGGATTCGTTCCGCACAAATTGAAGATATCTGGGAACAATTAATGGGAAAAACCGTTGCCAAGTACACAGAAAAAATTCAAATCATTCAAAGAAAGCTTTTCATACACACGCCCATTGGTCCATTAAAAAACGAACTGAACTTTCAAAAGCCTCAGATCATCGCAAGAGTAAATGAGGCATTTGGGGAAGAAGTAATTGAAGAAGTAATTATTCAGTAA
- a CDS encoding BT_3928 family protein — MKNLLWLIRWLVGLLFIFSGLIKVNDPIGLSYKMQEFFEVWGLHGFNDYTLFFSVAMNSFEVLAGVAIIIGWKMEWFSWLLLLLIIFFTFLTGFALFSGKIKTCGCFGDCIPLSAAQSFYKDLILLVLILFLVVFQKKINALLPVSWSIAIVTASMVLSVWAQLYVLKHLPWVDCLPYKVGNNILKQMETPAGATADSMQILFTYQKNGKPISFDQDHFPEDFDDSYEYVSRKDVLVKKGNGLKPAIVDFSLKTLSGTDTTEAVLQTKGQYLLVLVKDASNLDQWKVQLGKSLKDDRLVNKTMPVIFVSAEGTKIQEAFPAYTVLNCDATVLKTAARVQPTFMLMEGAIILKKLSYLDAEKLQ, encoded by the coding sequence ATGAAAAATTTGCTTTGGTTAATTCGTTGGCTGGTTGGGCTTTTGTTCATTTTTTCCGGACTAATTAAAGTGAATGATCCTATTGGGCTCAGCTATAAAATGCAGGAGTTTTTTGAAGTATGGGGACTGCATGGATTCAATGATTATACCTTATTCTTTTCTGTTGCCATGAATAGTTTTGAAGTGTTGGCCGGTGTGGCGATTATCATTGGCTGGAAAATGGAATGGTTCAGCTGGCTTTTATTATTACTGATCATCTTCTTTACATTTTTAACAGGTTTTGCTCTCTTCTCAGGAAAGATTAAAACCTGCGGATGCTTTGGTGATTGCATCCCATTATCGGCAGCGCAGTCCTTTTATAAGGATTTGATATTGCTGGTATTGATTCTGTTCCTAGTAGTTTTTCAGAAAAAAATCAATGCACTATTGCCAGTAAGCTGGAGCATTGCTATAGTTACAGCTTCAATGGTTCTTTCAGTATGGGCGCAACTGTATGTGCTCAAACATCTGCCATGGGTAGATTGTCTTCCATATAAAGTAGGAAATAATATTCTGAAGCAAATGGAAACACCAGCAGGTGCAACTGCAGATAGCATGCAGATTCTGTTTACTTACCAGAAAAACGGCAAACCAATTTCTTTTGATCAGGATCATTTTCCTGAAGACTTTGATGATAGCTACGAATATGTAAGTCGCAAAGACGTGCTGGTAAAAAAAGGAAACGGATTGAAACCAGCTATTGTAGATTTCTCTTTAAAAACCTTAAGCGGAACAGATACAACGGAGGCGGTTTTACAAACAAAAGGACAATATCTTTTGGTGCTGGTAAAAGATGCCAGCAATCTGGATCAATGGAAAGTGCAACTAGGCAAATCTCTTAAGGATGATCGATTGGTGAACAAAACGATGCCTGTCATTTTTGTTTCTGCTGAAGGAACAAAAATTCAGGAAGCATTTCCTGCATACACGGTATTGAACTGCGATGCAACTGTTCTCAAAACAGCTGCAAGAGTTCAGCCAACATTCATGCTTATGGAAGGCGCAATTATTCTGAAGAAGCTAAGCTATTTGGATGCTGAAAAATTGCAATAA
- the folP gene encoding dihydropteroate synthase, which yields MFTLNSKGTLFTIEQPVVMGIINATPDSFYGGSRAATVEAALKKAGTMIEEGAFILDIGGQSTRPNSEIVGVKEEIARVIPVMEAIKNAFPNTLISVDTYYPKVAAEAVAVGADMVNDISGGRYFEEMLPTVAALKVPYICMHSSGSLEAMHQKISYSDITNALLEYFIERIEVCKKAGILDIIIDPGFGFGKLPADNFALIKNLNALQILQKPLLLGVSRKSTIYQTLGITPEESLNGTTVLHTMGLMNKAHILRVHDVKEAMQAITLYEKVYNNH from the coding sequence ATGTTCACACTAAACAGCAAAGGAACTTTATTTACCATTGAGCAACCCGTAGTGATGGGAATCATCAATGCAACTCCTGATTCATTTTACGGGGGGAGCAGAGCTGCTACTGTAGAAGCCGCCCTAAAGAAAGCAGGCACCATGATTGAGGAAGGCGCATTCATTTTAGATATTGGTGGACAAAGCACCCGCCCCAATAGTGAAATAGTAGGCGTGAAAGAAGAAATAGCAAGGGTTATACCCGTGATGGAAGCAATTAAAAATGCATTTCCCAATACCTTGATTTCAGTGGATACGTATTACCCTAAAGTTGCCGCAGAAGCAGTAGCAGTTGGAGCAGATATGGTAAATGACATCAGCGGAGGCCGTTATTTTGAAGAAATGCTTCCTACTGTTGCAGCATTAAAAGTACCCTATATCTGTATGCACAGTAGCGGTTCACTTGAGGCAATGCATCAGAAAATTTCCTATTCAGATATAACCAATGCACTACTTGAATATTTTATTGAAAGAATTGAAGTGTGTAAAAAAGCCGGCATATTAGATATCATTATTGATCCGGGATTTGGATTCGGGAAATTACCTGCAGACAACTTTGCCCTGATTAAAAATTTAAACGCATTACAAATTCTCCAGAAGCCTTTACTGCTAGGCGTTTCCAGAAAATCAACCATTTATCAGACGCTCGGGATTACTCCGGAAGAGTCCCTGAATGGAACTACCGTTTTACATACCATGGGTTTGATGAACAAAGCCCATATTTTACGGGTACATGACGTAAAAGAAGCCATGCAGGCAATAACATTGTATGAGAAAGTTTACAATAACCATTAG
- a CDS encoding S41 family peptidase, whose translation MQRISNSFKRAFIAGFGLLFTGTLLAQGTMLLRQPNASKDHIVFVHADDLWVVDHNGGDARRLTSAIGSETSPKISPDGKWVAFTGQYDGNSDIYIVPIDGGAPKRLTWHPGPDIAQGWMPDGQSVFFTSGRAGYPTVNTKFFKVNVKGGTPEALPLPFGFVGSLSPDGTIMAYQPYSFWDPEWRNYRGGQAQPIWLFNMKNYETTKTVQGDRERHTAPTWNNGILYFLSEQDYINNIWSYDPKTKTQKQITFFKDFDIKNVSAANNKLIFEQGGYLHSYDIATQKTNRLNITVKADLNWGRPRWNNITGANLINASLSPTGKRALFESRGEIFTVPKENGDWKNISNTTASADRSPVWSPDGQKIAWFSDESGEYQLIVKDQFGLQTAQSFKMPNKKFYFTPAWSPDSKSIAFVDTDYTIWMIDLKTGAYKKVDTDKYAHPNRTMKPVWSPDSKWIAYVQQQDNQFKAVKVYQVETGQTKYISNDLADAIDPQWDESGKYLYFLASTDYGLATGWLDMSSYNYPVNRALYVAVLNKDVASPFEPKSDDEPVKNPADTAKSAKPAISAGTNVKIDFEGLELRILSATLPLRNYSALVAGPEGSVFVIEDVENQGSVLWKYVLKDQKPTEFVKSASNVVSSFDRKSILYRSGTSWFINGTQAAPRPGEGRLATDAMRVYVDPSEEAEQIFKEGWRLQRDFLYVDNVHGAPWNKVFEWYQPWVKHVKHRSDLNYIIDIMSGEVSVGHSYVSGGDYPSVPNIPVGLLGADYSVENGLFRIKKIYTGESWNPDLKSPLSGPGMKVKEGDYLLEVEGKKLDASMNLYSLFEGTANKQIKIKVNSSPNLEGAQTVTVVPIANEAGLRSRHWVESNRKKVDELSGGKLAYVYVPNTGDPGYTYFNRYYFSQQHKKGAVIDERNNGGGSAADYMIDIMSRKLQGYFNNRVEGHKVSTTPMAGIWGPKVMIINENAGSGGDLLPYMFKKMNLGPLVGTRTWGGLVGTWDTPPFIDGGRMVAPRGGFFDTDGKWAVEAEGVSPDIEVFHDPKAIIEGRDPQLEKAVQEALRLMPTQGIELKKEPAPPIRSFRPKN comes from the coding sequence ATGCAAAGGATAAGCAACTCTTTTAAAAGAGCTTTTATAGCTGGCTTCGGCTTGCTTTTTACAGGTACTTTATTGGCACAGGGCACCATGCTTTTAAGACAACCCAATGCGAGTAAAGATCATATCGTATTTGTACACGCAGATGATTTATGGGTAGTAGATCATAATGGTGGTGATGCCCGAAGATTAACTAGTGCTATTGGATCTGAGACATCCCCCAAAATTAGCCCCGACGGAAAATGGGTAGCATTCACAGGACAATACGATGGCAATTCCGACATCTATATAGTACCCATTGACGGAGGTGCCCCTAAAAGACTAACCTGGCACCCAGGTCCGGATATTGCCCAGGGCTGGATGCCCGACGGACAATCCGTTTTTTTTACTTCAGGAAGAGCTGGTTACCCTACTGTAAATACTAAATTTTTTAAAGTGAATGTAAAGGGAGGAACTCCCGAAGCGCTTCCATTACCTTTTGGCTTTGTAGGAAGTCTATCTCCTGACGGAACAATTATGGCATATCAACCCTATAGTTTCTGGGATCCGGAATGGCGGAATTACAGAGGAGGTCAGGCTCAACCGATCTGGCTATTCAATATGAAAAACTACGAGACTACTAAAACCGTTCAGGGAGACAGAGAAAGACATACTGCTCCAACCTGGAACAATGGCATATTATACTTCTTGTCTGAACAGGATTATATCAATAATATCTGGTCGTACGATCCTAAAACAAAGACACAGAAACAAATTACTTTTTTCAAGGATTTTGATATCAAGAATGTTTCTGCTGCCAACAATAAATTGATATTTGAGCAAGGCGGCTATCTGCATAGTTATGATATTGCTACTCAAAAAACCAACCGGCTCAACATTACTGTAAAGGCAGATTTAAACTGGGGAAGACCAAGATGGAACAATATTACTGGTGCCAATTTAATCAACGCCAGCCTATCTCCTACGGGTAAAAGAGCATTGTTTGAAAGCAGAGGAGAAATATTTACAGTGCCTAAAGAAAACGGAGACTGGAAAAATATCAGCAATACAACCGCATCAGCTGACCGTTCTCCGGTATGGTCTCCTGATGGTCAAAAAATTGCCTGGTTCTCGGATGAAAGTGGCGAATATCAATTGATTGTAAAAGATCAGTTTGGTTTACAGACAGCTCAGTCTTTTAAAATGCCCAACAAGAAATTTTACTTCACTCCTGCCTGGTCACCGGATAGTAAATCCATTGCTTTTGTAGATACAGATTATACCATCTGGATGATTGATTTAAAAACTGGCGCCTATAAAAAAGTGGATACAGATAAATATGCTCACCCCAACAGAACCATGAAACCGGTGTGGTCTCCTGACAGCAAATGGATTGCTTATGTACAACAACAGGATAACCAATTCAAGGCAGTGAAAGTGTATCAGGTAGAAACCGGACAAACCAAATACATTAGCAATGACCTGGCAGATGCCATTGATCCTCAGTGGGACGAGTCTGGTAAATATCTTTATTTCCTGGCCAGTACCGATTACGGATTGGCTACCGGATGGCTGGATATGAGTAGTTATAATTATCCTGTTAACAGAGCCTTGTATGTGGCAGTATTGAATAAAGATGTGGCATCACCATTTGAACCCAAGAGCGATGATGAGCCGGTGAAAAACCCTGCAGACACTGCTAAATCTGCCAAACCTGCTATAAGTGCTGGTACTAACGTTAAAATAGATTTTGAGGGATTAGAACTGCGAATATTATCTGCCACACTACCCTTGCGCAATTACAGCGCTTTAGTGGCCGGCCCCGAAGGAAGTGTATTTGTAATTGAAGACGTCGAAAACCAGGGTTCTGTTTTATGGAAATATGTTTTGAAAGACCAAAAGCCTACCGAGTTTGTAAAGTCAGCCAGCAATGTTGTTAGCAGCTTTGATAGAAAAAGTATTCTGTATCGTTCAGGAACTAGTTGGTTCATCAATGGAACGCAAGCGGCACCAAGACCGGGCGAAGGAAGACTAGCAACCGATGCGATGAGAGTGTATGTTGATCCTTCAGAAGAAGCAGAACAAATTTTTAAAGAAGGATGGCGTTTGCAGAGAGACTTTTTATATGTTGACAATGTGCACGGAGCCCCATGGAATAAAGTATTTGAATGGTACCAGCCTTGGGTAAAACACGTAAAGCATCGATCCGATTTAAATTATATCATTGATATCATGAGCGGTGAAGTATCAGTAGGCCATTCCTATGTTAGCGGCGGTGATTATCCCTCTGTACCCAATATACCTGTGGGTCTGTTGGGTGCCGATTACAGCGTAGAAAATGGTCTGTTCCGCATTAAAAAAATCTACACAGGTGAAAGCTGGAATCCAGATTTGAAATCTCCATTAAGCGGACCAGGCATGAAAGTAAAAGAAGGCGATTATTTACTGGAAGTAGAGGGCAAAAAACTGGACGCTTCCATGAACTTATATAGCTTATTCGAAGGAACTGCCAATAAACAAATCAAGATAAAAGTCAACAGCAGTCCAAATTTAGAAGGCGCTCAAACCGTTACCGTTGTTCCCATTGCCAATGAAGCCGGATTGCGTTCGAGACATTGGGTAGAAAGCAATCGCAAAAAAGTAGATGAATTATCAGGTGGAAAACTGGCTTATGTTTATGTTCCGAATACAGGAGACCCGGGCTATACCTATTTTAATCGTTACTACTTTTCACAGCAGCACAAAAAAGGTGCTGTGATTGACGAAAGAAATAATGGTGGCGGATCAGCCGCTGATTACATGATTGATATTATGAGCCGTAAGTTGCAGGGCTATTTCAATAACCGCGTAGAAGGGCATAAAGTATCTACCACACCAATGGCTGGTATCTGGGGGCCTAAAGTCATGATCATCAACGAGAACGCAGGCTCTGGCGGAGACTTACTTCCCTATATGTTCAAAAAGATGAATCTAGGGCCTTTAGTGGGAACCAGAACCTGGGGTGGATTAGTAGGCACATGGGATACGCCTCCTTTTATTGATGGAGGCAGAATGGTTGCACCGCGTGGCGGTTTCTTTGATACAGATGGTAAATGGGCGGTAGAAGCCGAAGGCGTTTCTCCGGATATTGAAGTATTTCATGATCCCAAAGCCATCATTGAGGGAAGGGACCCACAACTGGAAAAAGCCGTACAGGAAGCTTTGCGATTAATGCCAACACAGGGCATTGAACTGAAGAAAGAACCAGCACCGCCGATTCGTTCATTCAGACCGAAGAATTAA
- a CDS encoding DUF1599 domain-containing protein, whose product MQDTNNQYLQAVQLSQDIFIKKTRDYGTAWRVLRTISVVDQIFIKALRIRTIQELKTQKVGDDIKSEFMGILNYAIIGLIQLELGNPTVEELPVDTTAKLYQKQVQFAMDTMQSKNHDYGEAWRDMSQESFADLILMKLLRIKQILQNDGKTLISEGIDANYVDIINYAAFALILIQEGKH is encoded by the coding sequence ATGCAGGATACCAACAACCAATACTTACAGGCTGTTCAATTGAGTCAGGACATTTTTATTAAGAAAACCAGAGACTATGGAACTGCCTGGAGGGTGTTGAGAACCATTTCAGTAGTAGATCAGATTTTTATTAAAGCCTTGCGCATTAGAACCATTCAGGAACTGAAGACACAGAAAGTAGGAGATGATATCAAGTCTGAATTCATGGGTATTCTGAATTATGCCATTATTGGATTGATTCAGCTGGAATTGGGAAACCCTACAGTGGAAGAACTACCGGTTGATACTACAGCTAAATTGTATCAGAAACAGGTTCAATTTGCTATGGATACCATGCAATCTAAGAACCATGACTATGGCGAAGCTTGGAGAGATATGAGCCAGGAAAGTTTTGCCGATTTAATTCTAATGAAATTGTTGCGCATCAAACAGATTCTACAGAACGATGGCAAAACCCTGATTAGTGAAGGAATCGATGCCAACTATGTGGATATTATTAATTATGCTGCTTTTGCCTTGATATTGATTCAGGAAGGAAAACACTAA
- a CDS encoding CBS domain-containing protein encodes MNTVKHILDKKGPYFNGVPSSLKVIEALSLMKAENLSYVIVKDGDDFKGIMTERDYAQKVVLLNKNSTDTTVSEIMTTGLPSVSPETSAEECMKLMNQHKTRYLVVCEGFDFRGIITIHDLMRDSLEAGDEFSEPVY; translated from the coding sequence ATGAATACAGTCAAACATATTCTGGATAAAAAAGGTCCTTATTTTAATGGTGTTCCCTCTTCTTTAAAAGTGATTGAGGCCCTTTCTTTAATGAAGGCTGAAAACTTGAGTTATGTAATTGTAAAAGACGGAGACGATTTTAAAGGTATAATGACCGAAAGGGATTATGCCCAGAAAGTAGTTTTATTGAATAAAAATTCAACAGATACCACTGTAAGTGAAATCATGACAACAGGACTACCCTCTGTTTCACCAGAGACCTCTGCAGAGGAATGCATGAAATTAATGAACCAACATAAAACGCGTTATTTAGTTGTATGTGAGGGATTTGATTTCAGAGGAATCATAACCATCCACGATTTAATGCGGGACAGCCTGGAAGCGGGGGATGAATTTTCTGAACCGGTATATTAA
- a CDS encoding DHH family phosphoesterase — translation MQLISEFYPLLKTPRNIVITMHQKPDGDAMGSTLGLYHFLNNSGHQVTVISPTNWADFLDWMPGVDKVLNFEANKEKSLDLLNKADILFCLDFNIFHRTKHLASYLASANCIKVLIDHHEQPDEANFNYGISDTGKSSTCEMVYDFIMEAGGRDQLTQDIATCIYTGTMTDTGSFRFPATKASVHRMIAELKDTGFDHTAVHNHIYDNFMESRLRFIGFALLNRMEVLYEYNTAIMYIHQADLQKYHIKTGDTEGLVNYLLTIKGIRFGAIVIDRTEERKWSFRSKGGFDVNQFARNHFEGGGHANASGGRSDESVEKTVEKFKQVIQAYKTQLQ, via the coding sequence ATGCAACTGATCAGTGAATTCTATCCATTATTAAAAACACCTAGGAATATCGTTATAACCATGCACCAGAAGCCGGATGGCGATGCAATGGGATCTACGCTGGGGTTATATCATTTTCTTAATAACAGCGGCCACCAGGTAACTGTTATTTCTCCTACCAATTGGGCTGATTTTCTAGATTGGATGCCTGGTGTAGACAAGGTCCTGAATTTTGAAGCCAATAAAGAGAAATCGCTCGATTTGCTGAATAAAGCGGATATATTATTCTGTTTAGACTTTAACATATTTCACAGAACAAAGCATCTGGCATCATATCTGGCCAGCGCTAACTGTATTAAGGTTTTGATTGATCACCATGAACAGCCGGATGAAGCCAACTTTAACTATGGCATAAGTGATACAGGCAAAAGTTCTACCTGTGAAATGGTCTATGATTTTATTATGGAAGCAGGTGGTAGAGACCAGTTAACACAGGATATTGCTACTTGTATTTATACAGGAACAATGACAGATACAGGGTCTTTTCGTTTTCCTGCAACCAAAGCCAGCGTACATCGTATGATAGCGGAGCTAAAGGACACAGGATTTGATCATACTGCTGTGCACAACCATATTTACGACAATTTCATGGAGAGCCGTTTGCGTTTCATAGGGTTTGCCTTGTTAAACAGAATGGAAGTTTTGTATGAATACAACACGGCAATCATGTATATTCACCAAGCAGATTTGCAGAAGTATCATATTAAAACAGGTGATACGGAAGGGCTAGTAAATTATCTGTTAACTATCAAAGGAATTCGTTTTGGAGCCATTGTAATTGACAGGACGGAAGAAAGAAAGTGGAGCTTTAGAAGCAAGGGGGGATTTGACGTGAATCAGTTTGCCCGAAATCATTTTGAAGGCGGTGGTCATGCCAATGCATCAGGAGGAAGAAGCGACGAGTCTGTAGAAAAAACAGTAGAAAAATTTAAACAAGTTATTCAAGCGTATAAAACCCAACTACAATAA
- a CDS encoding nucleoside-diphosphate kinase, giving the protein MSNQTFTMIKPDATQKGYTGAILDQIIKAGFSIKAMKWTRLTKEQAGLFYDIHRERPFFGELVDFMSSGPIVAAVLEKENAVADFRTLIGATNPAQAAEGTIRKLYAASVGENAVHGSDSDENAIIEADFFFSKLERF; this is encoded by the coding sequence ATGAGCAATCAAACATTTACCATGATTAAGCCGGATGCTACTCAAAAAGGGTACACTGGTGCAATTTTAGATCAAATTATCAAAGCTGGTTTTTCTATCAAAGCCATGAAATGGACTCGCTTAACCAAAGAACAGGCTGGTTTATTTTATGATATTCACAGAGAGCGTCCTTTCTTTGGAGAGTTGGTTGATTTTATGAGCAGCGGCCCTATTGTTGCGGCTGTATTGGAAAAAGAAAATGCAGTAGCTGATTTCAGAACCCTAATTGGAGCAACCAACCCTGCTCAGGCAGCAGAAGGTACCATCCGTAAATTATATGCAGCTTCTGTTGGTGAGAATGCAGTTCACGGTAGCGACAGCGATGAGAATGCTATTATTGAAGCAGATTTCTTCTTCTCTAAGTTAGAAAGATTCTAA